In Centropristis striata isolate RG_2023a ecotype Rhode Island chromosome 1, C.striata_1.0, whole genome shotgun sequence, one DNA window encodes the following:
- the pik3r5 gene encoding phosphoinositide 3-kinase regulatory subunit 5 produces MQHTSCTEDRIQHALDRCLDGLRQSPTAAHHWNVLMCSAGQSMNRWSLEELVKRDPENFLILLQQIIRKTKEVQEQCQYELVAPLAIMFSSTLLQTPYCPPDTELLEEAIEVFRFFLTWPEPYCSVCRNLLSTLQQEMKAPGISFQRLVREEQGLNASSQCSKTMTVLLMNPCEVPPDFLSVAEQLSRIQHSQKETYITLIKHAFQSTLGTKYPLHSIHRALQAKSVNELGVIFSVVSDVLETAAAMSDPLKGRGHVIQGLEQLRESMRIPASNGRKSDGMLQTLPLPTAKCSMFHWDKDNFDILNQLLEHEPDDQIINGQTEEEEADRDYDKEEDVSEMGEEEEEDKEEEEHEIELPSMSIIPIGYNHRASTFSTISSLSTASKDSMFSTLSVASESYAPSLFSATSGGDSDYFEDSDDYICSSPVAEKCSPKSMNKASARLSQHLYRFFIKPKSSRSLSRAKSLGNTESKDILVVRDRRSNSLPQQVKLRCPEPFFPQQTLRHVCYRRRPILSSDEDSMDTTLRVVVFGADHVAGKVARAYNSLRRQESACPRLSRAFKLQFYFVPVKKDSSAGPGSVKSTTGTTKGAALPNGLLGKGDSTNDIAHLLGMLDPWYERNTLSLLNLPTNVVCQQTSKTESESYDSSYEQRLPILADLVLYYCRYAARPTLIQLYQAELTLACGERRTEVFVHSLELGHTAGTRAIKAMGAASKRFGIDGDREAVPLMLEVVYNRVVISGRSQWKRETKVCTSVNLTKACKNPEELDSKMECLQLMMTEVLKRQNCKSKKGYNQQLSVTEVKVDKVQISGAGNTTFAVCLDQDEKKVLQSVTRCDISVCYKPDSSTDWRLRKAPTSAQIQPLNPTFCSLLCLPIVTFSGALP; encoded by the exons TGTTGATGTGCTCGGCGGGTCAGTCAATGAACCGCTGGAGCCTGGAGGAGCTGGTGAAGAGGGACCCTGAGAACTTCCTCATCCTCTTACAACAGATTATCAGGAAGACCAAAGAG GTTCAGGAGCAGTGTCAGTATGAGCTGGTGGCTCCCCTCGCAATCATGTTCTCCTCCACGTTGCTTCAG ACACCATACTGTCCTCCAGACACAGAGCTGCTGGAGGAAGCTATTGAGGTGTTCCGCTTTTTCCTCACCTGGCCTGAGCCATACTGCAGCGTGTGCAGAAACCTCCTCTCCACACTGCAGCAGGAGATGAAGGCCCCAG GGATTTCCTTTCAAAGACTGGTGAGAGAGGAACAGGGCCTTAACGCATCCAGCCAGTGCTCCAAGACCAT GACCGTGCTGCTGATGAACCCATGCGAGGTGCCCCCTGACTTCCTCTCTGTGGCTGAGCAGCTCAGTCGCATTCAGCACTCGCAGAAAGAGACTTACATCACGCTGATCAAACACGCCTTCCAGTCCACTCTAGGCACCAAGTACCCTCTACATAGCATCCATAGAGCCCTGCAG GCAAAATCGGTGAATGAATTGGGGGTTATCTTCTCGGTGGTAAGCGATGTCTTGGAGACAGCAGCTGCCATGAGTGACCCTTTGAAGGGCCGTGGTCATGTGATCCAGGGACTTGAGCAGCTGAGGGAGAGTATGAGAATCCCAGCATCCAATGGAAGGAAGTCTGATG GAATGCTTCAAACTCTACCCTTGCCGACAGCCAAGTGTTCCATGTTTCACTGGGACAAAGATAACTTTG ATATTCTGAACCAACTTTTGGAACATGAGCCTGATGACCAGATCATTAATGGGCagactgaggaggaagaggcgGACAGAGATTATGACAAAGAGGAGGATGTGTCAGAAatgggagaagaagaggaagaagacaaagaagaggaggaacatGAAATAGAGTTGCCTTCAATGTCTATCATCCCTATTGGCTACAACCATCGTGCCTCCACCTTCTCCACCATCTCCTCCCTGTCCACTGCCTCTAAAGACTCCATGTTCTCCACCTTGTCCGTAGCCTCAGAGTCCTATGCTCCATCGCTCTTCTCTGCCACTTCTGGTGGTGATAGTGATTACTTTGAAGACTCTGATGACTATATCTGCTCCTCTCCCGTTGCAGAAAAATGTTCGCCAAAGTCCATGAACAAAGCTTCGGCTCGGCTGAGCCAGCACTTGTACCGGTTCTTCATCAAACCCAAGAGCTCTCGTTCGCTATCCCGAGCCAAGAGCTTAGGAAACACTGAATCAAAAGATATTTTAGTGGTGCGAGACAGGCGATCGAACTCTCTACCACAGCAAGTCAAGTTACGTTGTCCTGAGCCCTTCTTCCCTCAACAAACTCTCAGACACGTCTGCTACCGAAGGAGACCAATTCTCAGCAGTGATGAGGACAGTATGGATACCACGCTGAGGGTGGTGGTGTTCGGTGCCGATCACGTAGCTGGGAAGGTGGCACGAGCCTACAATAGCCTGAGGAGGCAGGAGAGTGCATGTCCACGTCTCAGCAGAGCCTTCAAGCTTCAGTTCTACTTTGTGCCAGTGAAGAAGGACTCATCGGCAGGGCCGGGAAGTGTGAAGTCTACAACTGGAACTACAAAAGGAGCAGCCCTCCCTAAT GGTCTCTTGGGCAAAGGGGACAGCACTAACGACATTGCCCACCTCCTTGGTATGTTGGACCCTTGGTACGAAAGAAACACCCTTAGCCTGCTTAACTTGCCTACCAACGTTGTCTGCCAG CAAACCTCAAAGACGGAGTCAGAATCATACGATAGTTCGTATGAGCAGCGTCTGCCCATCCTGGCCGACTTGGTCCTGTACTACTGCCGCTATGCTGCTCGGCCAACACTGATCCAGCTCTATCAGGCCGAG TTGACATTAGCATGTGGAGAGAGGAGGACCGAGGTGTTTGTCCACTCCCTAGAGTTGGGTCACACCGCAGGAACACGAGCCATAAAGGCCATGG GTGCTGCCAGTAAACGATTTGGTATTGACGGTGACCGAGAAGCAGTCCCTCTAATGTTAGAGGTGGTGTACAACAGG GTGGTGATAAGTGGAAGAAGCCAGTGgaagagagaaacaaaagtCTGCACATCAGTAAACTTAACCAAAGCATGCAAAAATCCAGAGGAACTAG ACTCAAAGATGGAGTGTCTGCAGCTCATGATGACTGAGGTCCTGAAGAGACAGAACTGTAAAAGCAAGAAGGGCTACAACCAG CAGCTGAGTGTGACAGAGGTGAAGGTGGACAAGGTGCAGATCAGCGGAGCTGGAAACACAACCTTTGCTGTCTGTCTGGATCAGGATGAGAAAAAAGTACTACAGAGTGTCACCAg ATGTGACATATCTGTCTGCTATAAACCTGACAGCTCTACTGACTGGAGGCTAAGAAAAGCCCCGACCTCGGCCCAAATCCAGCCTCTCAACCCCACCTTCTGCTCCCTACTCTGCCTGCCCATAGTCACATTCAGTGGGGCTCTTCCCTGA